Proteins co-encoded in one Montipora capricornis isolate CH-2021 chromosome 12, ASM3666992v2, whole genome shotgun sequence genomic window:
- the LOC138026671 gene encoding UV-stimulated scaffold protein A-like isoform X1 — protein MDSSVADVTLLQELGEIVSDLTTSGSPSLDNNLLKKLKAICKKSEVYVNHTYHLVLTQLKKNHAEIRLSSFQVISELFFRSHAFRELLLIDFQIFLELTVETDPKQPLPPPKSVAKSLKHKVLQAIESWYKKFGPHYKKLDLGYNYLKRVKNVEFNAVTARTEAERRQSEERARRKRDFINGQIIRVENEMVEMISEMELCALEIENCFKLLLPHPDDFDMCHANEAATKTVILNNVPSSGQDQEEDKVVERHMSSTPSTSKAIDVLEEDESSELGVGTTESDVNTDKDDSEEQLLSNHGLGTRSYQLNIKIDVGGPQIRETDDNSIVLKTLKEMHKEMTHKHLPMINKWLSVLTKGEGTQQKIKQLIDLKRTLEATKDKFSELKITPYVDAMDKMSCIGESEDEEDDTDEFEDVPEKEGLELVIPPSKKSEYGLEIASTSNQSLKEDKETGFLKQYGANPRDLGDPTSRATALYQVRNRLADHVSSSGCIQANSTASDERKRKLLDIAPVVPYDMDLHFWGDPTANTHKLVKTYLDNNWASKEHEGEYVIGSEKEARPTRMVTFTGEFEPVKWSCRTPLPSGKLCPRRDRIKCPFHGKVIPRDETGTPVSKGAVTHTVVTLEENFASTSQEEAKDSRAADWKEVSLEIEAATGLDLGGKSRRKGKSKGNSKNKSKGSGLTDLKKQNNTTTARLEKIVLNKKAMKRVAHEMDTIATKRCREKFANQFNYSLQM, from the exons ATGGACTCATCAGTCGCGGATGTAACTCTTCTTCAAGAACTAGGCGAAATCGTTAGCGATCTTACCACTTCTGGCAGTCCATCATTAGACAATAATCTTTTGAAGAAGCTGAAGGCGATCTGCAAGAAGTCAGAGGTTTATGTGAATCACACATATCACTTGGTCTTGACACAGTTGAAAAAGAACCACGCTGAAATTCGTTTGTCGTCGTTTCAGGTCATCAGTGAACTGTTCTTTCGGTCTCACGCTTTTAGAGAACTTCTGTTGATcgattttcaaatatttttggaGCTTACAGTGGAAACAGACCCTAAACAGCCTTTACCACCGCCCAAGTCTGTGGCCAAGAGCCTCAAACATAAGGTTTTGCAGGCGATTGAAAGTTGGTATAAAAAGTTCGGTCCTCATTACAAGAAGCTAGATTTAGGCTATAATTATTTAAAGAGAGTAAAAAATGTGGAATTCAATGCAGTAACTGCTAGAACTGAAGCTGAAAGGCGCCAATCTGAGGAGAGAGCACGCAGAAAAAGGGACTTTATAAATGGACAAATCATTCGTGTGGAGAATGAGATGGTCGAGATGATAAGTGAAATGGAACTGTGTGCACttgaaattgaaaactgctTTAAGCTATTATTGCCTCATCCAGATGATTTTGACATGTGCCATGCCAATGAAGCTGCCACTAAGACAGTGATTCTGAACAATGTACCTTCCAGCGGTCAAGATCAGGAAGAGGACAAAGTCGTGGAGAGACACATGAGCTCTACTCCATCGACGAGCAAGGCAATTGATGTCTTAGAAGAAGATGAATCCTCTGAATTAGGGGTTGGAACCACAGAAAGTGATGTgaatacagataaagatgataGTGAAGAACAGCTCTTGTCCAATCACGGCCTTGGTACAAGATCCTACCAATTGAACATTAAAATAGACGTTGGAGGACCGCAAATCAGAGAAACTGATGACAACAGCATTGTGTTGAAGACACTGAAAGAGATGCATAAAGAAATGACCCACAAACATCTACCCATGATAAATAAATGGCTGTCTGTGTTAACAAAGGGAGAGGGAACAcaacaaaaaatcaaacagcttaTTGATCTGAAAAGGACATTGGAAGCCACAAAGGATAAATTTTCAGAACTTAAAATAACCCCATATGTTGATGCAATGGACAAAATGTCTTGCATTGGAGAATCAGAAGATGAAGAGGATGATACTGATGAATTTGAAGATGTCCCTGAGAAGGAAGGACTTGAGCTTGTCATTCCCCCAAGCAAGAAATCTGAATATGGTCTTGAAATTGCGTCCACTTCAAATCAGTCCTTGAAAG aagacaAAGAGACTGGCTTCCTGAAGCAATATGGAGCAAATCCTCGAGATCTTGGAGATCCCACGTCACGTGCCACGGCCTTGTACCAAGTTAGGAATCGGCTGGCAGATCACGTGAGCTCTTCAGGCTGCATCCAAGCTAACAGTACAGCATCagatgaaagaaaaaggaaactacTTGACATAGCACCAGTTGTACCTTACGACATGGACCTGCATTTCTGGGGAGACCCAACAGCCAATACACATAAATTAGTGAAGACGTATTTGGATAACAATTGGGCTTCTAAAGAGCACGAGGGAGAATATGTCATTGGTAGTGAGAAAGAGGCCAGACCCACAAGAATGGTGACTTTTACTGGTGAATTTGAGCCGGTTAAGTGGTCTTGTCGTACGCCTTTGCCAAGTGGCAAACTGTGTCCTAGGAGAGACCGAATAAAATGTCCATTCCACGGGAAAGTAATCCCTCGAGATGAAACAGGAACCCCTGTTTCCAAAGGTGCCGTAACTCACACGGTCGTGACCTTAGAAGAGAATTTTGCAAGCACAAGTCAGGAAGAAGCCAAAGATTCTCGTGCTGCAGATTGGAAGGAGGTCAGTCTCGAGATTGAAGCAGCCACTGGGCTGGATTTGGGCGGGAAAAGCaggagaaaaggaaaaagtaaaGGAAACAGCAAAAATAAGTCCAAAGGCAGTGGTCTGACTgatcttaaaaaacaaaataacacaaCGACAGCGCGGTTAGAAAAGATCGTTTTGAATAAAAAAGCAATGAAACGTGTAGCACATGAAATGGATACGATTGCTACTAAGCGCTGCAGGGAGAAATTTgcaaaccagttcaattattCCTTGCAGATGTAA
- the LOC138026671 gene encoding UV-stimulated scaffold protein A-like isoform X2, with protein sequence MDSSVADVTLLQELGEIVSDLTTSGSPSLDNNLLKKLKAICKKSEVYVNHTYHLVLTQLKKNHAEIRLSSFQVISELFFRSHAFRELLLIDFQIFLELTVETDPKQPLPPPKSVAKSLKHKVLQAIESWYKKFGPHYKKLDLGYNYLKRVKNVEFNAVTARTEAERRQSEERARRKRDFINGQIIRVENEMVEMISEMELCALEIENCFKLLLPHPDDFDMCHANEAATKTVILNNVPSSGQDQEEDKVVERHMSSTPSTSKAIDVLEEDESSELGVGTTESDVNTDKDDSEEQLLSNHGLGTRSYQLNIKIDVGGPQIRETDDNSIVLKTLKEMHKEMTHKHLPMINKWLSVLTKGEGTQQKIKQLIDLKRTLEATKDKFSELKITPYVDAMDKMSCIGESEDEEDDTDEFEDVPEKEGLELVIPPSKKSEYGLEIASTSNQSLKDKETGFLKQYGANPRDLGDPTSRATALYQVRNRLADHVSSSGCIQANSTASDERKRKLLDIAPVVPYDMDLHFWGDPTANTHKLVKTYLDNNWASKEHEGEYVIGSEKEARPTRMVTFTGEFEPVKWSCRTPLPSGKLCPRRDRIKCPFHGKVIPRDETGTPVSKGAVTHTVVTLEENFASTSQEEAKDSRAADWKEVSLEIEAATGLDLGGKSRRKGKSKGNSKNKSKGSGLTDLKKQNNTTTARLEKIVLNKKAMKRVAHEMDTIATKRCREKFANQFNYSLQM encoded by the exons ATGGACTCATCAGTCGCGGATGTAACTCTTCTTCAAGAACTAGGCGAAATCGTTAGCGATCTTACCACTTCTGGCAGTCCATCATTAGACAATAATCTTTTGAAGAAGCTGAAGGCGATCTGCAAGAAGTCAGAGGTTTATGTGAATCACACATATCACTTGGTCTTGACACAGTTGAAAAAGAACCACGCTGAAATTCGTTTGTCGTCGTTTCAGGTCATCAGTGAACTGTTCTTTCGGTCTCACGCTTTTAGAGAACTTCTGTTGATcgattttcaaatatttttggaGCTTACAGTGGAAACAGACCCTAAACAGCCTTTACCACCGCCCAAGTCTGTGGCCAAGAGCCTCAAACATAAGGTTTTGCAGGCGATTGAAAGTTGGTATAAAAAGTTCGGTCCTCATTACAAGAAGCTAGATTTAGGCTATAATTATTTAAAGAGAGTAAAAAATGTGGAATTCAATGCAGTAACTGCTAGAACTGAAGCTGAAAGGCGCCAATCTGAGGAGAGAGCACGCAGAAAAAGGGACTTTATAAATGGACAAATCATTCGTGTGGAGAATGAGATGGTCGAGATGATAAGTGAAATGGAACTGTGTGCACttgaaattgaaaactgctTTAAGCTATTATTGCCTCATCCAGATGATTTTGACATGTGCCATGCCAATGAAGCTGCCACTAAGACAGTGATTCTGAACAATGTACCTTCCAGCGGTCAAGATCAGGAAGAGGACAAAGTCGTGGAGAGACACATGAGCTCTACTCCATCGACGAGCAAGGCAATTGATGTCTTAGAAGAAGATGAATCCTCTGAATTAGGGGTTGGAACCACAGAAAGTGATGTgaatacagataaagatgataGTGAAGAACAGCTCTTGTCCAATCACGGCCTTGGTACAAGATCCTACCAATTGAACATTAAAATAGACGTTGGAGGACCGCAAATCAGAGAAACTGATGACAACAGCATTGTGTTGAAGACACTGAAAGAGATGCATAAAGAAATGACCCACAAACATCTACCCATGATAAATAAATGGCTGTCTGTGTTAACAAAGGGAGAGGGAACAcaacaaaaaatcaaacagcttaTTGATCTGAAAAGGACATTGGAAGCCACAAAGGATAAATTTTCAGAACTTAAAATAACCCCATATGTTGATGCAATGGACAAAATGTCTTGCATTGGAGAATCAGAAGATGAAGAGGATGATACTGATGAATTTGAAGATGTCCCTGAGAAGGAAGGACTTGAGCTTGTCATTCCCCCAAGCAAGAAATCTGAATATGGTCTTGAAATTGCGTCCACTTCAAATCAGTCCTTGAAAG acaAAGAGACTGGCTTCCTGAAGCAATATGGAGCAAATCCTCGAGATCTTGGAGATCCCACGTCACGTGCCACGGCCTTGTACCAAGTTAGGAATCGGCTGGCAGATCACGTGAGCTCTTCAGGCTGCATCCAAGCTAACAGTACAGCATCagatgaaagaaaaaggaaactacTTGACATAGCACCAGTTGTACCTTACGACATGGACCTGCATTTCTGGGGAGACCCAACAGCCAATACACATAAATTAGTGAAGACGTATTTGGATAACAATTGGGCTTCTAAAGAGCACGAGGGAGAATATGTCATTGGTAGTGAGAAAGAGGCCAGACCCACAAGAATGGTGACTTTTACTGGTGAATTTGAGCCGGTTAAGTGGTCTTGTCGTACGCCTTTGCCAAGTGGCAAACTGTGTCCTAGGAGAGACCGAATAAAATGTCCATTCCACGGGAAAGTAATCCCTCGAGATGAAACAGGAACCCCTGTTTCCAAAGGTGCCGTAACTCACACGGTCGTGACCTTAGAAGAGAATTTTGCAAGCACAAGTCAGGAAGAAGCCAAAGATTCTCGTGCTGCAGATTGGAAGGAGGTCAGTCTCGAGATTGAAGCAGCCACTGGGCTGGATTTGGGCGGGAAAAGCaggagaaaaggaaaaagtaaaGGAAACAGCAAAAATAAGTCCAAAGGCAGTGGTCTGACTgatcttaaaaaacaaaataacacaaCGACAGCGCGGTTAGAAAAGATCGTTTTGAATAAAAAAGCAATGAAACGTGTAGCACATGAAATGGATACGATTGCTACTAAGCGCTGCAGGGAGAAATTTgcaaaccagttcaattattCCTTGCAGATGTAA